A region from the Aegilops tauschii subsp. strangulata cultivar AL8/78 chromosome 5, Aet v6.0, whole genome shotgun sequence genome encodes:
- the LOC109751824 gene encoding sugar transporter ERD6-like 16, producing the protein MGKPRASGDVRTGALASGSGGATAPLLPRNDRKADAKVQGGSLFMVLLSTAVAVCGAFEFGTCVGYSAPTQSGIERELGLSMAEFAIFGSVLTIGAMIGAVTSGRLADSLGRKMTMRIAAIICVFGWLSIHFAKGATMLYFGRTLLGFCTGVLSYVVPVFIAEIAPKDLRGGLATSNQLLIVCGSSTTYITGALVTWRNLVLVGIVPSVLLLVGLLFIPESPRWLAQAGREEEFHASLQRLRGENADISEEAIEIKEYIESLQSFPRARIQDLFLSRNIYAVIVGVGLMIFQQLGGINGVGFYASFIFSSAGFSGKLGTILIGIVQIPITLLGAFLMDRSGRRVLLMVSASGTFLGCFLAGISFYLKAHGLFLEWVPALALSGILVYIGAYSIGMGPVPWVIMSEIFAINIKAIGGSLVTLISWLGSFAVSYSFNFLMDWSSAGTFFMFSAASLVTILFVARLVPETKGKTLEEIQDAWN; encoded by the exons ATGGGGAAACCGAGGGCCTCCGGCGATGTCAGGACCGGGGCGCTTGCTTCCGGCAGCGGAGGCGCGACGGCGCCCCTCCTCCCCCGGAATGATCGCAAGGCGGATGCCAAGGTCCAGGGAGGGTCCCTCTTCATGGTCCTGCTCAGCACCGCGGTGGCCGTGTGCGGCGCCTTCGAGTTCGGCACCTGC GTTGGTTATTCTGCACCCACTCAGTCAGGAATAGAGCGCGAACTTGGACTATCCATGGCTGAG TTTGCAATTTTTGGGTCTGTGTTGACTATCGGGGCAATGATTGGTGCTGTTACCAGCGGACGCTTAGCGGACTCTCTTGGACGTAAAATG ACCATGCGGATAGCAGCTATTATTTGCGTTTTTGGTTGGCTTTCTATACATTTCGCTAAG GGTGCTACTATGCTCTATTTTGGAAGAACCTTGCTGGGCTTTTGTACTGGTGTTCTTTCTTATGTG GTGCCTGTGTTCATAGCTGAAATAGCGCCTAAGGATCTCAGAGGTGGCCTTGCAACTTCAAACCAG TTGTTGATCGTTTGTGGGAGTTCGACTACTTACATAACAGGAGCGCTGGTTACATGGCGCAATTTGGTATTAGTTG GTATAGTGCCATCTGTTCTCCTCTTAGTAGGTCTTCTCTTCATTCCAGAGTCACCAAGATGGCTG GCTCAGGCCGGAAGGGAGGAAGAATTCCACGCCTCATTGCAGAGGCTGCGTGGAGAGAATGCTGACATATCTGAAGAGGCCATTGAAATCAAA GAGTATATTGAATCCCTCCAAAGCTTCCCAAGGGCTAGGATTCAGGACTTGTTTTTGAGCAGAAATATATATGCGGTCATT GTGGGTGTTGGCTTGATGATCTTCCAGCAATTGGGAGGGATAAATGGTGTAGGCTTTTATGCAAGCTTTATCTTTAGTTCTGCAG GATTTTCTGGAAAACTTGGAACCATATTAATTGGCATTGTTCAG ATTCCCATTACATTGCTTGGCGCCTTTCTCATGGATAGGAGTGGAAGAAGGGTTCTTCTAATG GTTTCCGCATCTGGAACATTCTTGGGCTGCTTTTTGGCAGGAATATCGTTCTACCTAAAG GCGCACGGACTATTCCTAGAATGGGTTCCTGCATTGGCTCTTTCCGGCATCCTG GTATACATAGGTGCATACTCAATTGGAATGGGCCCTGTCCCTTGGGTTATCATGTCTGAG ATATTCGCGATTAACATCAAAGCAATCGGCGGAAGCTTGGTGACCCTCATTAGCTGGCTTGGTTCCTTCGCGGTCTCTTACTCGTTTAACTTCCTCATGGACTGGAGCTCAGCAG GGACGTTCTTCATGTTCTCTGCGGCGAGCTTGGTCACTATACTGTTCGTGGCAAGGCTAGTGCCTGAAACCAAAGGAAAAACACTCGAAGAGATCCAGGACGCATGGAATTAA